A stretch of the Nematostella vectensis chromosome 1, jaNemVect1.1, whole genome shotgun sequence genome encodes the following:
- the LOC116601176 gene encoding COMM domain-containing protein 2: MLLVLSQAQKDHLKFLTALESEVVLEFARISVDFLQKGPPNPKIFQAAAQKLGVDVEVIKNGINGLMNLLSECARLMIGEIDFQDSVMTLGFSEEVNKSLLQVYLQNRKEIRNVLSQMAVGLPSYHNLEWRFDVELASRSLHHQTNPLMLFKLHTKEGAEEAEYILQTDPVNLVHLTTSLENALQEMKGAHCRRIVRNIK, from the coding sequence ATGCTTTTGGTCTTATCGCAAGCGCAAAAGGATCATCTTAAGTTCCTTACAGCCTTGGAATCTGAGGTAGTCCTAGAATTTGCAAGAATCTCAGTGGATTTCTTACAAAAAGGACCGCCAAATCCCAAGATCTTTCAAGCAGCAGCCCAAAAACTTGGAGTTGACGTTGAGGTGATAAAAAATGGCATAAACGGACTGATGAATCTATTGAGCGAGTGCGCAAGGCTGATGATAGGAGAGATTGACTTTCAAGACTCTGTCATGACTCTTGGGTTCTCAGAGGAAGTCAACAAATCACTGCTACAGGTCTATTTGCAGAATCGAAAAGAGATTCGAAATGTGCTATCACAGATGGCGGTAGGGCTCCCCAGCTATCATAATTTGGAATGGAGATTTGACGTAGAGCTCGCTAGTAGATCCCTTCATCATCAGACCAACCCCCTAATGCTTTTTAAACTACACACCAAGGAAGGGGCAGAAGAGGCTGAGTACATCTTGCAAACTGACCCTGTTAATTTGGTCCATTTGACCACTTCTCTTGAGAATGCACTACAGGAAATGAAGGGAGCTCATTGTAGAAGGATTGTCAGGAACATTAAATAG